The following nucleotide sequence is from uncultured Draconibacterium sp..
AAAACGCAAAGTGGGCGCCGGTGTTATCTCTGTACGCCGTGGTGGTGCATTGCCTACTTTCGATACCATGAATCGTTTTTTCCTGATCAACCAGATGATCGTTCCGGGCTCAAGCTACTGGAACTTTGCTTTTGGCAAAAACAAGGGTGACGTGCTGCAGGATGAAGAAGGTATAAATACCATCCGTACGCTGGCGGAGAATATGAGTTGGTTGATGAAGAAGGTTGCAACTGATTGAAGGAAGTTTGAATTAGATTGAGAAGCTGTAAAATTACGAAACTGCAAACTGCGACTGCCTACTGCGACTGTCTACTGCCTACTGCAACTATTCCCAATCTCATTAATCGCTAATCGTTCGAACGTTACTCTTCTTTCTTAGCTTCCTCCCAAATCTCGTCCATTTCGGCAAGACTCATATCGTGCAGGCTTTTCCCCTGTAACAGCGTTTTGCTTTCGAGGTAATTAAAGCGTTTTATAAATTTTATGTTGGTGCGTTCCAATGCGGCTTCCGGATCGATGTCGTACAAACGTGCAGCATTTACCACGGCAAAAAGCAAATCACCAAACTCGGCCTCCATTTTATCTTTGTCGGCATTGTTGATCTCAACGCTTAACTCGTCAACCTCCTCCTTAACTTTATCCCAAACCTGCTCTTTGTATTCCCAATCAAAACCAACTCCCCGCACTTTTTCCTGAATACGGTTGGCTTTAACCAATGCCGGCATGGCAGCCGGAACACCTTCCAGAACACGTTTATTGCCGCCTTTTTCTTTCAATTTTAAAGCTTCCCAGTTTTCAGCAACTTTATCGGCCGAACCTTCAACATCCACATCACCAAATATATGTGGATGACGATAAATCAATTTCTCGTTAATTCCTTCCAACACATCGCCAATATCAAAAGCTCCTTTTTCATCACCTATTTTGGCGTAAAAAACAATGTGCAATAATATGTCGCCCAGTTCTTTTTTTATCTCCTGCAAATCGTTTTTCAAAATGGCATCGCCTAACTCGTAAGTTTCCTCAATGGTTAATTTGCGCAACGATTCCAGTGTTTGTTTTTTATCCCATGGACATTTCTCGCGCAATTCGTCCATTATATCCAGCAAGCGTTTAAACTCTTCTATCTTTTTTTGCATTCTTTTGCGTTTCAAATTTCATCCGAAGTTAAGGATTCCGATGTTTAACAAACAAAAACTGTATTTAAAGTTCACAGATTTATTAATAAATTTTATCTTGCCAGTATAACAATAAATAATAAACACATGATTTTAGGAGTATCAGAATGGCTCAGCGGCAAATTAGGCTGGGATGTAAAAATAATTAGAATTGCATTTGTTGTTGGTGTTCTATTCGCCGGCGTTGGTTTGGGTCTTTACCTTATTCTTTGGATCGTTAAAATGTTCTCGAAATAAAAAAGCTGACAATTTTCACATCGGTCAGAAATTGAATATCAAAGCCTTCCAACATTCGATAGTGGCAATTTATTTTCGTAAATTTGCCCTGCTTAAATTATTAAGAAGAAACATTGGATAAACAAATTTTACTGGAAGGAATTGATCTCCTTGAGTTTTTTGGAGTAAACAATTCGAAAATTGAACTGATAAAAAGGCTTTTCCCAAAAATTAAGATCACGGCACGGGGCCATGCCTTGTTCGTTCAGGGAGAACCAAAGGAAATCAAAGCTTTTGAGAAAAAGTTCGCCCTCATTCTCGACCATTATTATCAGTACAATATGCTCTCGGAAGAAATTATTCACGAGCTATTGGATTCGGGTGTGTCATCGTTTGAAGAAAACAGCAATGGCGAACCCGATATTATCGTTTTTGGTAACAGCGGAAAACCTGTTCGTGCCCGCACTCCCAACCAACGCCGTTTGGTGGAGGCCAGTGCCAATAACGA
It contains:
- the mazG gene encoding nucleoside triphosphate pyrophosphohydrolase, which codes for MQKKIEEFKRLLDIMDELREKCPWDKKQTLESLRKLTIEETYELGDAILKNDLQEIKKELGDILLHIVFYAKIGDEKGAFDIGDVLEGINEKLIYRHPHIFGDVDVEGSADKVAENWEALKLKEKGGNKRVLEGVPAAMPALVKANRIQEKVRGVGFDWEYKEQVWDKVKEEVDELSVEINNADKDKMEAEFGDLLFAVVNAARLYDIDPEAALERTNIKFIKRFNYLESKTLLQGKSLHDMSLAEMDEIWEEAKKEE
- a CDS encoding PspC domain-containing protein, coding for MILGVSEWLSGKLGWDVKIIRIAFVVGVLFAGVGLGLYLILWIVKMFSK